A window of Streptomyces marispadix contains these coding sequences:
- the alaS gene encoding alanine--tRNA ligase — MESAEIRRRWLRFFEERGHTVVPSASLIADDPTLMLVPAGMVPFKPYFLGEVKPPYDRATSVQKCVRTPDIEEVGKTTRHGTFFQMCGNFSFGDYFKEGAAVYAWELLTTPQDKGGYGLDPERLWITVYEEDDEAERIWRDVVGVPAERIQRLGKAENYWDMGVPGPCGPCSEVSYDRGPEFGPEGGPAVNDERYVELWNLVFMQYERGPGEGKDYPIIGDLPSQNIDTGLGFERLAMVLQGVRNMYEIDTSRMVLDKATELTGVRYGDAERTDVSLRVVADHIRTAVMLIGDGVTPGNEGRGYVLRRIMRRAIRNMRILGATGPTVAELTDAVIKAMAPQYPELETDRKRIETVALAEEAAFLKTLRSGTNILDSAVTETQAAGGTVLSGEKAFLLHDTWGFPIDLTLEMAAEQGLSVDESAFRRLMQEQRDRAKADARAKKQGHADLSAYREIADGSGATDFTGYKHTTGEATIVGLLVDGLSSPAAHEGDEVEVVLDRTPFYAEGGGQLADTGRIRLESGAVVEVRDVQQPVAGVSVHKGVVQVGEVTVGAPAHAQIDVDRRRSIARAHSATHLTHQALRDALGPTAAQAGSENSPGRFRFDFGSPSAVPGTVLTDVEQKINEVLARELDVSAEYMGIDDAKKQGALAEFGEKYGERVRVVTIGDFSKELCGGTHVHNTAQLGLVKLLGESSIGSGVRRVEALVGVDAYKFLAREHTVVSQLTDLVKGRPEELPERISSMVTRLKDAEKEIERFRAEKVLQAAAGIAEGATDVRGVALAAARVPDGTAAEDLRTLVLDVRQRIPGSRPAVVALFTVTGGRPLTVIATNDAARERGLKAGDLVRGAAKALGGGGGGKPDLAQGGGQNPDAVDEAIATVERLVAESGSA, encoded by the coding sequence ATGGAGTCGGCTGAAATCCGCCGCCGCTGGCTGCGCTTCTTCGAGGAGCGGGGGCACACCGTCGTGCCGTCGGCGTCGCTGATCGCGGACGACCCGACGCTGATGCTCGTCCCGGCGGGCATGGTCCCCTTCAAGCCGTACTTCCTCGGCGAGGTCAAGCCCCCGTACGACCGTGCCACCAGCGTGCAGAAGTGCGTACGCACACCGGACATCGAAGAGGTCGGCAAGACCACGCGGCACGGCACCTTCTTCCAGATGTGCGGCAACTTCTCCTTCGGCGACTACTTCAAGGAGGGCGCCGCCGTCTACGCCTGGGAGCTGCTCACCACTCCGCAGGACAAGGGCGGTTACGGGCTCGACCCGGAGCGGCTGTGGATCACCGTCTACGAGGAGGACGACGAGGCGGAGCGCATCTGGCGCGACGTCGTCGGCGTCCCCGCCGAGCGGATCCAGCGCCTGGGCAAGGCGGAGAACTACTGGGACATGGGAGTCCCCGGGCCCTGCGGCCCCTGCTCGGAGGTCAGTTACGACCGCGGCCCCGAGTTCGGCCCCGAAGGCGGACCCGCCGTCAACGACGAGCGCTACGTAGAGCTGTGGAACCTGGTGTTCATGCAGTACGAGCGGGGTCCCGGCGAGGGCAAGGACTACCCGATCATCGGCGACCTGCCCAGCCAGAACATCGACACCGGCCTCGGCTTCGAGCGTCTGGCGATGGTGCTCCAGGGCGTACGCAACATGTACGAGATCGACACCTCGCGCATGGTGCTCGACAAGGCCACCGAGCTGACCGGCGTGCGCTACGGCGACGCCGAGCGCACCGACGTGTCGCTGCGCGTGGTCGCCGACCACATCCGTACGGCCGTGATGCTCATCGGCGACGGCGTCACCCCCGGCAACGAGGGCCGCGGCTATGTGCTGCGCCGCATCATGCGCCGCGCCATCCGCAACATGCGCATCCTCGGCGCCACCGGCCCCACGGTCGCCGAGCTGACGGACGCCGTCATCAAGGCCATGGCCCCGCAGTACCCGGAGCTGGAGACCGACCGCAAGCGCATCGAGACGGTCGCGCTCGCCGAGGAGGCCGCCTTCCTCAAGACGCTGCGCTCCGGCACGAACATCCTGGACTCGGCCGTCACCGAGACACAGGCCGCCGGAGGCACCGTGCTGTCCGGCGAGAAGGCCTTCCTGCTGCACGACACATGGGGCTTCCCCATCGACCTCACGCTGGAGATGGCCGCCGAACAGGGCCTGTCCGTCGACGAGTCGGCCTTCCGGCGCCTGATGCAGGAGCAGCGCGACCGCGCCAAGGCCGACGCCAGGGCGAAGAAGCAGGGCCACGCCGACCTCTCCGCCTACCGCGAGATCGCCGACGGCAGCGGAGCCACCGACTTCACGGGCTACAAGCACACGACGGGCGAGGCCACCATCGTCGGCCTGCTCGTCGACGGGCTCTCCTCACCCGCGGCCCACGAGGGCGACGAGGTCGAAGTCGTCCTCGACCGCACCCCGTTCTACGCCGAGGGCGGCGGCCAGCTCGCCGACACCGGCCGCATCCGGCTGGAGAGCGGCGCCGTGGTCGAGGTACGGGACGTACAGCAGCCGGTCGCCGGCGTCTCCGTGCACAAGGGCGTGGTCCAGGTCGGCGAGGTGACCGTCGGAGCCCCCGCGCACGCCCAGATCGACGTGGACAGGCGCCGCTCCATCGCCCGCGCCCACAGCGCCACCCACCTCACGCACCAGGCGCTGCGGGACGCCCTGGGCCCGACGGCCGCACAGGCCGGTTCGGAGAACTCGCCGGGACGCTTCCGCTTCGACTTCGGCTCGCCCTCGGCCGTGCCCGGCACCGTGCTCACGGACGTCGAGCAGAAGATCAACGAGGTGCTGGCCCGTGAACTCGACGTCTCCGCCGAGTACATGGGCATCGACGACGCCAAGAAGCAGGGCGCGCTGGCCGAGTTCGGCGAGAAGTACGGCGAGCGCGTACGTGTCGTGACCATCGGCGACTTCTCCAAGGAGCTGTGCGGCGGCACCCATGTGCACAACACCGCCCAGCTCGGCCTCGTAAAGCTGCTGGGGGAGTCGTCCATCGGTTCCGGCGTACGCCGGGTCGAGGCCCTGGTCGGCGTCGACGCCTACAAGTTCCTCGCCCGTGAGCACACGGTCGTCTCCCAGCTCACCGACCTCGTCAAGGGGCGTCCCGAGGAACTGCCCGAGCGCATCTCCTCGATGGTGACCCGGCTGAAGGACGCCGAGAAGGAGATCGAGCGCTTCCGCGCGGAGAAGGTGCTCCAGGCCGCCGCCGGAATCGCCGAGGGCGCCACCGACGTACGGGGCGTCGCCCTGGCCGCCGCCCGGGTGCCGGACGGCACGGCCGCTGAGGACCTGCGCACCCTCGTACTGGACGTCCGCCAGCGCATCCCCGGTTCACGGCCCGCCGTCGTCGCGCTCTTCACCGTCACGGGCGGCCGTCCGCTGACGGTCATCGCCACCAACGACGCCGCGCGTGAACGGGGTTTGAAGGCCGGCGACCTCGTACGCGGTGCCGCCAAGGCCCTCGGCGGAGGCGGCGGCGGCAAGCCCGACCTCGCCCAGGGCGGCGGCCAGAACCCGGACGCCGTCGACGAGGCCATCGCCACCGTCGAGCGGCTCGTGGCAGAGAGCGGCAGCGCCTGA
- the rpsD gene encoding 30S ribosomal protein S4, which translates to MNQSRPKVKKSRALGIALTPKAVKYFEHRPYPPGEHGRGRKQNSDYKVRLLEKQRLRAQYDISERQMVRAYDRARKSDGKTSDALVIELERRLDALVLRSGLARTIYQARQMVVHGHIAVNDRKVDKPSYRLKPDDVVQVRERSRTKHPFLVAREGGYAPDGETPRYLEVNLEALAFRLDRAPNRKEIPVVCDEQMVIEYYAR; encoded by the coding sequence GTGAACCAGTCGCGTCCCAAGGTCAAGAAGTCGCGTGCCCTCGGCATCGCGCTGACCCCGAAGGCCGTGAAGTACTTCGAGCACCGGCCCTACCCGCCGGGCGAGCACGGCCGTGGCCGGAAGCAGAACAGCGACTACAAGGTCCGGCTGCTGGAGAAGCAGCGGCTGCGCGCCCAGTACGACATCAGCGAGCGCCAGATGGTCCGCGCCTACGACCGCGCCCGCAAGAGCGACGGCAAGACCAGCGACGCGCTCGTTATCGAGCTGGAGCGCCGTCTCGACGCCCTGGTGCTGCGCTCCGGTCTGGCCCGCACGATCTACCAGGCGCGCCAGATGGTCGTGCACGGCCACATCGCGGTCAACGACCGCAAGGTCGACAAGCCTTCGTACCGCCTGAAGCCGGACGACGTGGTGCAGGTCCGCGAGCGCAGCCGCACCAAGCACCCCTTCCTCGTCGCACGCGAGGGCGGCTACGCCCCCGACGGCGAGACCCCGCGCTATCTGGAGGTCAATCTGGAGGCCCTCGCCTTCCGTCTCGACCGCGCGCCGAACCGCAAGGAGATCCCTGTGGTCTGCGACGAGCAGATGGTCATCGAGTACTACGCACGCTGA
- a CDS encoding DUF2470 domain-containing protein, protein MDIPEARPSEPAPPGHGTPEARAVTGDGDVILLVPAASPAAQLAVRASGDEVSAVMEITDVAPVAVPHRVRGRAWVAGWLTSVGPEERPALARLIAERNPAGPAPDTAWLLLRLEVGEAYVDDLWGAEPVEPDDFAAASPDPLAAHEAELLQHLAASHDDEMRTLCGLLGEPGPACAAAGADAVPLSVDRYGMRVRFCGIQGRPAGACFDARFEFPDPVEDVVQLRRAMRLLFEAAAEQ, encoded by the coding sequence CTGGACATTCCGGAGGCCCGCCCGTCCGAACCCGCACCTCCCGGTCACGGCACCCCCGAGGCACGTGCCGTGACCGGCGACGGAGACGTGATCCTCCTGGTCCCGGCCGCCTCTCCGGCCGCCCAACTCGCCGTCCGCGCAAGCGGCGACGAGGTCTCCGCGGTGATGGAGATCACCGACGTGGCGCCGGTGGCGGTCCCGCACCGGGTACGGGGGCGGGCGTGGGTCGCGGGCTGGCTGACGTCCGTCGGCCCGGAGGAACGGCCCGCTCTGGCGCGGCTGATCGCCGAGCGGAACCCCGCCGGTCCCGCGCCCGACACCGCATGGCTGCTGCTGCGGCTGGAGGTCGGCGAGGCGTACGTGGACGATCTGTGGGGCGCGGAGCCGGTCGAGCCCGACGACTTCGCGGCGGCCTCGCCCGACCCGCTCGCCGCCCACGAGGCCGAACTGCTCCAGCACTTGGCCGCCTCGCACGACGACGAGATGCGCACGCTGTGCGGCCTGCTGGGCGAGCCCGGACCGGCGTGCGCGGCGGCGGGCGCGGACGCGGTGCCGCTCTCCGTCGACCGGTACGGGATGCGGGTGCGCTTCTGCGGAATCCAGGGGCGGCCGGCGGGGGCGTGCTTCGACGCCCGCTTCGAATTCCCCGATCCCGTCGAGGACGTGGTGCAGCTACGGCGGGCGATGCGGCTGCTCTTCGAGGCGGCGGCGGAGCAGTAG
- a CDS encoding DUF6167 family protein, whose translation MFRRAFWFTTGAAAGVWATTKVQRKLRSLAPDALAVRAAGKAVEGGHRLKDFALDVRAGMAQRESELNSALGLDAPPGPPPGPPLGHVEAPGLPGQAPRPQLGPAHHRQGTERPHDRNEDH comes from the coding sequence ATGTTCCGCCGTGCCTTCTGGTTCACCACGGGAGCGGCAGCCGGTGTGTGGGCCACGACCAAGGTGCAGCGCAAGCTGCGCTCCCTCGCGCCCGACGCCCTCGCCGTCCGTGCCGCGGGCAAGGCCGTCGAGGGCGGCCACCGCCTGAAGGACTTCGCGCTGGACGTACGGGCCGGAATGGCCCAGCGCGAAAGCGAGTTGAACAGCGCCCTCGGGCTCGACGCACCACCCGGGCCGCCTCCCGGGCCACCCCTCGGACATGTGGAGGCCCCCGGGCTTCCCGGCCAGGCCCCCAGACCGCAACTGGGCCCCGCACACCACCGGCAGGGCACCGAACGACCACACGACCGAAACGAGGACCACTGA
- a CDS encoding vitamin K epoxide reductase family protein, whose protein sequence is MTMTAPLDDARTGTDEPSTSVVGAGRAFAWMLLVTAASGLLAAWVITLDKIELAENPKFTPACSLNPVISCGNIMKSEQAEAFGVPNPLIGLVAYAVVICVGMSLLAGARFPRWYWLTFNAGTLFGVGFCMWLMYQSLYDIGALCLWCSLAWVATIVMFWYVTAHNVRHGFLPSPAPVRGFFDEFPWVLPVLHIGVIGLLVLMRWWEFWTG, encoded by the coding sequence ATGACCATGACGGCACCCCTCGACGACGCTCGCACCGGCACGGACGAGCCTTCGACGAGCGTCGTCGGCGCCGGACGTGCCTTCGCCTGGATGCTGCTTGTCACGGCGGCCTCCGGGCTGCTGGCCGCCTGGGTGATCACACTCGACAAGATCGAGCTGGCGGAGAACCCCAAGTTCACACCGGCTTGCAGCCTCAATCCGGTCATCTCCTGCGGCAACATCATGAAGAGCGAGCAGGCCGAGGCCTTCGGCGTGCCCAACCCGCTGATCGGCCTCGTGGCGTACGCCGTCGTCATCTGCGTCGGCATGAGCCTGCTGGCCGGGGCCCGCTTCCCGCGCTGGTACTGGCTGACGTTCAACGCGGGCACGCTCTTCGGCGTCGGCTTCTGCATGTGGCTGATGTACCAGTCGCTGTACGACATCGGCGCGCTGTGCCTGTGGTGCAGCCTGGCGTGGGTCGCCACCATCGTCATGTTCTGGTACGTGACGGCGCACAACGTACGGCACGGCTTTCTGCCCTCGCCCGCACCGGTGCGCGGCTTCTTCGACGAGTTCCCATGGGTGCTGCCGGTCCTGCACATCGGCGTCATCGGCTTGCTGGTGCTGATGCGCTGGTGGGAGTTCTGGACGGGCTGA
- the hisS gene encoding histidine--tRNA ligase, protein MTTFKAPKGTYDLIPPESADYLAVREALSAPLRRAGYGYTETPGFEQVELFARGVGESTDIVTKEMYTLTTKGGDELALRPEGTASVLRAALEANLHKSGNLPVKLWYSGSYYRYERPQKGRYRHFSQVGAEAIGAEDPSLDAELVILAHDAYRSLGLRDFRVLLNSLGDKECRPVYRAALQEFLRRLDLDEDTRRRVEINPLRVLDDKRESVRRQIVDAPMMRDHLCEACKSYHEQVRELLTGAGVSYEDDPRLVRGLDYYTRTTFEFVHDGLGSQSAVGGGGRYDGLSEMIGGPALPSVGWALGVDRTVLALRAEGVGLELPSATDVFAVPIGEEARRSLFRVVTELRRNGVAADFAYGGKGMKNAMKSADRSGARFALLAGERDLAQGVAQLKDLESGEQTAVPLDGVVAEVSAKLR, encoded by the coding sequence GTGACCACCTTCAAGGCCCCCAAGGGCACCTACGACCTCATCCCGCCGGAGTCCGCGGACTACCTCGCGGTGCGTGAGGCCCTCTCCGCGCCGCTGCGCCGCGCCGGATACGGCTACACCGAGACGCCCGGCTTCGAGCAGGTCGAACTCTTCGCCCGCGGTGTCGGGGAGTCCACCGACATCGTCACCAAGGAGATGTACACCCTCACGACGAAGGGCGGCGACGAACTCGCGCTGCGCCCCGAGGGCACCGCCTCCGTGCTGCGTGCCGCGCTGGAGGCGAACCTCCACAAGAGCGGCAACCTCCCGGTGAAGCTGTGGTATTCGGGCTCCTATTACCGCTACGAGCGCCCCCAGAAGGGCCGCTACCGTCACTTCTCCCAGGTCGGCGCCGAGGCGATCGGTGCCGAAGACCCGTCCCTGGACGCCGAGTTGGTGATCCTGGCGCACGACGCGTACCGCTCGCTCGGGCTGCGCGACTTCCGCGTACTGCTCAACTCCCTCGGCGACAAGGAGTGCCGGCCCGTCTACCGCGCGGCGCTCCAGGAGTTCCTGCGCAGGCTCGACCTCGACGAGGACACCCGCCGCCGCGTCGAGATCAACCCGCTGCGCGTGCTGGACGACAAGCGCGAGAGCGTGCGGCGGCAGATCGTGGACGCCCCGATGATGCGCGACCACCTCTGCGAGGCCTGCAAGTCGTACCACGAGCAGGTGCGCGAGCTGCTGACGGGCGCCGGAGTCTCCTACGAGGACGATCCACGGCTGGTGCGCGGCCTGGACTACTACACGCGCACCACCTTCGAGTTCGTCCACGACGGGCTCGGCTCGCAGTCCGCGGTCGGCGGCGGCGGCCGGTACGACGGCCTTTCGGAGATGATCGGCGGCCCCGCGCTGCCGTCCGTGGGCTGGGCGCTGGGCGTCGACCGTACGGTGCTGGCGCTGCGCGCGGAGGGAGTCGGACTCGAACTGCCCTCCGCCACGGACGTGTTCGCCGTACCCATCGGAGAGGAAGCGCGCCGGTCACTCTTCCGTGTGGTGACCGAGCTGCGGCGCAACGGCGTCGCGGCCGACTTCGCCTACGGCGGCAAGGGCATGAAGAACGCCATGAAATCCGCCGACCGTTCCGGCGCACGTTTCGCGCTGCTGGCCGGAGAGCGGGATCTGGCGCAGGGAGTGGCACAGCTCAAGGACCTGGAAAGCGGCGAGCAGACCGCGGTGCCGCTCGACGGGGTGGTGGCCGAGGTGAGTGCGAAACTCCGCTGA
- a CDS encoding DUF349 domain-containing protein codes for MSSDPSWGRVDEAGTVYVRTADGEKVVGSWQAGSPEEALAYFTRKYEGLVVEISLLERRVKTTDLSTKDATTAIEHLREQVDAHHAVGDLDALGRRLDALTEAVEKRREERKAEKAQQNERARRSKEELVAEAEELAQSEQWRSAGERLRALVENWKRLPRLDRKTDDELWRRFSHARSAFSKRRKAHFAQLDAQREEARQRKEKLVAEAQALSDSREWGPTAAKYRDLMQEWKAAGRAQREHEEDLWQRFRSAQDVFFQARSEVFAERDVEQRENLARKEELAAEAEKLLPVTDLKSARSAFRGLNERWDAVGHVPRDARARIEGRMHAVERAIQEAEEAEWRRTNPEARARAAGLTGQLQDAVDKLRGQAEKARAAGNTAKAEKLEKELAGRQELLDQAMKGLEEFGG; via the coding sequence GTGAGCAGCGACCCGTCGTGGGGCCGCGTCGATGAGGCGGGGACCGTTTACGTGCGTACAGCCGACGGCGAGAAGGTCGTCGGATCGTGGCAGGCAGGCTCCCCGGAGGAAGCGCTCGCCTACTTCACGCGCAAGTACGAGGGCCTGGTCGTGGAGATCAGCCTCCTGGAGCGGCGTGTGAAGACCACCGACCTGTCCACCAAGGACGCCACGACCGCGATCGAGCATCTGCGGGAGCAGGTCGACGCCCACCATGCCGTAGGCGACCTGGACGCGCTCGGCAGGAGGCTCGACGCCCTCACGGAGGCGGTGGAGAAGCGCCGCGAGGAGCGCAAGGCGGAGAAGGCACAGCAGAACGAGCGTGCCCGCCGCTCCAAGGAGGAACTGGTCGCCGAGGCCGAGGAGTTGGCGCAGAGCGAGCAGTGGCGCTCGGCGGGTGAGCGGCTGCGCGCCCTGGTGGAGAACTGGAAGCGCTTGCCCCGGCTGGACCGCAAGACCGACGACGAGCTGTGGCGCCGCTTCTCCCACGCCCGTTCGGCGTTCTCCAAGCGCCGCAAGGCCCACTTCGCTCAGCTCGACGCGCAGCGCGAAGAGGCCCGCCAGCGCAAGGAGAAGCTGGTGGCGGAGGCGCAGGCGCTCTCCGACTCCCGTGAGTGGGGCCCCACCGCCGCCAAGTACCGCGATCTGATGCAGGAGTGGAAGGCCGCGGGCCGCGCCCAGCGGGAGCACGAGGAGGACCTGTGGCAGCGGTTCCGCAGCGCGCAGGACGTCTTCTTCCAGGCGCGCAGCGAGGTCTTCGCCGAGCGGGACGTCGAGCAGCGGGAGAACCTGGCACGCAAGGAGGAGCTCGCCGCGGAGGCGGAGAAGCTGCTTCCCGTCACCGACCTCAAGTCGGCGCGCAGCGCGTTCCGCGGTCTCAACGAACGCTGGGACGCGGTGGGTCATGTGCCCCGTGACGCGCGGGCCCGCATCGAGGGCCGTATGCACGCGGTGGAGCGGGCGATCCAGGAGGCCGAGGAGGCCGAGTGGCGCCGCACGAACCCCGAGGCGCGGGCGCGGGCGGCGGGACTGACCGGGCAGTTGCAGGACGCGGTGGACAAGCTGCGCGGCCAGGCCGAGAAGGCCCGCGCTGCGGGGAACACCGCGAAGGCGGAGAAGCTGGAGAAGGAGCTGGCGGGGCGGCAGGAGCTGCTGGACCAGGCGATGAAGGGCCTGGAGGAGTTCGGAGGCTGA
- a CDS encoding DUF948 domain-containing protein, which translates to MSGGEVAGLLVAVFWAILVSFLAVVLVRLAQTLKAATKLVTGVTERAVPLLGEASATVRSAQTQLDRVDAIATDVQEVASNASALSSTVSTTFGGPLVKVAAFGYGVRRALGRKRGAAPARGTPPPVVVRRTLPGARRGGRGRERGKG; encoded by the coding sequence GTGTCCGGTGGAGAGGTGGCCGGTCTCCTCGTGGCCGTGTTCTGGGCGATTCTGGTCTCGTTCCTCGCCGTTGTGCTGGTGAGGCTCGCACAGACGCTCAAGGCGGCCACCAAGCTGGTGACGGGCGTGACGGAACGGGCGGTGCCGCTGCTCGGTGAGGCGTCGGCGACCGTGCGCTCCGCCCAGACGCAGCTCGACCGCGTGGACGCGATCGCCACGGACGTACAGGAGGTCGCCTCCAACGCCTCCGCCCTCTCATCGACCGTCTCCACCACCTTCGGGGGCCCGCTGGTGAAGGTCGCGGCCTTCGGCTACGGCGTACGCCGGGCGCTCGGCCGCAAGCGAGGCGCCGCTCCCGCCCGGGGCACGCCGCCGCCCGTCGTCGTACGGCGCACCCTGCCCGGTGCGCGGCGCGGCGGACGCGGGCGCGAGCGGGGAAAGGGCTGA
- a CDS encoding peptidylprolyl isomerase, with translation MVSSEQRRRQLAREKYLRQQERRAERRRKARLRNIGLAVAAVLVIGAGGAYIASGGLEGDEKDSRDKAANAADKARPTPGRTGPDPCDKPAAGKPNGKKWKKEPALDVDESATYSMKLETTCGDIAVDMDPSKTPHTVNSFRFLAGEKFFDHTECHRLVDAGIHVLQCGDPQATGKGGPGYTLPDENLKDPRIKGGTYPAGTVAMANRYDARTKEGRDTGGSQFFLVFEDSELPPDFTPFGKITEGMDVLKKIADAGSRLEQRTRNTAPNATVVIDRASVRKS, from the coding sequence GTGGTCAGCAGCGAACAGCGCAGAAGGCAGCTCGCCCGCGAGAAGTACCTGAGGCAGCAGGAGCGGCGTGCGGAACGGCGGCGCAAGGCACGGCTGCGCAACATCGGGCTCGCGGTCGCGGCGGTGCTGGTGATCGGGGCGGGCGGCGCCTACATCGCCTCCGGAGGGCTCGAAGGCGACGAGAAGGACTCCCGTGACAAGGCGGCGAACGCGGCGGACAAGGCCAGGCCCACGCCCGGCAGGACCGGCCCCGACCCCTGCGACAAGCCGGCCGCGGGCAAGCCCAACGGCAAGAAGTGGAAGAAGGAGCCGGCCCTGGACGTCGACGAGTCGGCGACGTACTCGATGAAGCTGGAGACGACGTGCGGCGACATCGCCGTCGACATGGACCCCTCCAAGACCCCGCACACGGTCAACTCGTTCCGCTTCCTCGCCGGTGAGAAGTTCTTCGACCACACCGAGTGCCACCGGCTCGTGGACGCCGGGATACACGTCCTTCAGTGCGGCGACCCGCAGGCCACCGGTAAGGGCGGGCCCGGCTACACGCTCCCCGACGAGAACCTGAAGGACCCGCGCATCAAGGGCGGCACGTACCCGGCGGGCACCGTCGCGATGGCGAACAGATACGACGCGAGGACGAAGGAGGGCCGGGACACCGGCGGCAGCCAGTTCTTCCTGGTGTTCGAGGACAGCGAGCTTCCGCCGGACTTCACCCCCTTCGGGAAGATCACCGAGGGAATGGACGTACTGAAGAAGATCGCCGACGCGGGTTCGAGGCTGGAGCAGCGGACACGCAACACCGCGCCCAACGCGACGGTGGTGATCGACCGGGCGTCCGTACGCAAATCCTGA
- a CDS encoding replication-associated recombination protein A, with the protein MEPDLFTAAAEERQAQDPSASPLAVRMRPRTLDDVVGQQHLLRPGSPLRRLVGEAGGGPAGPSSVLLWGPPGTGKTTLAYVVSQATDKRFVELSAITAGVKEVRAVIESARRSSGAYSKDTVLFLDEIHRFSKAQQDSLLPAVENRWVTLIAATTENPYFSVISPLLSRSLLLTLEALTDDDVRSLVRRAVEEERGLGGSVTLPPEAEDHLLRIAGGDARRALTALEAGAGAALAKGDSSVTLATLEEAVDRAAVTYDRDGDQHYDVASALIKSIRGSDVDAALHYLARMVEAGEDPRFIARRLMISASEDIGLADPTALHTAVAAAQAVAMIGFPEARITLGHAVVALALAPKSNAACVAIDAALADVRKGLAGPVPPHLRDSHYQGSAKLGHGKGYQYPHDLPGGIAAQQYAPDAIHGKRYYEPTRYGAEARYADVAERVRERLRGGGPPQKSREPGETPETGESPESRHPRKQGE; encoded by the coding sequence GTGGAACCCGACCTGTTCACCGCGGCCGCAGAGGAACGTCAGGCACAGGACCCCTCCGCCAGCCCCCTTGCCGTCCGGATGCGCCCGCGCACCCTCGACGATGTCGTGGGCCAGCAGCATCTGCTGCGCCCGGGCTCGCCGCTGCGCAGGCTCGTCGGCGAGGCCGGAGGCGGTCCGGCCGGGCCTTCCTCGGTGCTGCTGTGGGGTCCGCCGGGGACCGGCAAGACGACCCTCGCGTATGTCGTCAGCCAGGCCACGGACAAGCGCTTCGTGGAGCTGTCGGCGATCACCGCGGGCGTCAAGGAGGTACGGGCCGTCATCGAGAGCGCGCGGCGCTCCTCCGGCGCGTACAGCAAGGACACCGTCCTCTTCCTCGACGAGATCCACCGCTTCAGCAAGGCCCAGCAGGACTCCCTGCTGCCCGCCGTGGAGAACCGCTGGGTCACGCTGATCGCCGCGACGACGGAGAATCCGTATTTCTCGGTGATCTCACCGCTGCTCTCCCGCTCGCTGCTGCTGACCCTGGAGGCGCTCACCGACGACGACGTGCGCTCCCTGGTGCGCCGTGCGGTGGAGGAGGAGCGCGGCCTCGGCGGCTCGGTGACGCTGCCGCCGGAGGCCGAGGACCATCTGCTGCGCATCGCGGGCGGCGACGCCCGTCGCGCCCTGACCGCGCTGGAGGCCGGGGCCGGCGCGGCGCTCGCCAAGGGCGACTCCTCGGTCACGCTGGCCACGCTGGAGGAGGCGGTCGACCGTGCGGCGGTGACGTACGACCGCGACGGCGACCAGCACTACGACGTGGCCAGCGCGCTGATCAAGTCCATCCGCGGTTCCGACGTCGACGCGGCGCTGCACTATCTGGCGCGCATGGTCGAGGCGGGGGAGGACCCCCGTTTCATCGCCCGGCGGCTGATGATCTCCGCGAGCGAGGACATCGGCCTGGCCGATCCGACGGCCCTTCACACTGCGGTGGCCGCGGCGCAGGCGGTCGCCATGATCGGTTTCCCCGAGGCCCGCATCACCCTGGGCCATGCGGTCGTCGCCCTCGCCCTGGCCCCGAAGTCGAACGCCGCCTGCGTGGCGATCGACGCGGCCCTTGCCGACGTACGCAAGGGGCTCGCGGGCCCCGTGCCGCCGCATCTACGGGACAGCCACTATCAGGGCTCCGCGAAGCTCGGGCACGGCAAGGGCTACCAGTACCCGCACGACCTTCCGGGAGGGATCGCCGCCCAGCAGTACGCCCCGGACGCGATCCACGGCAAGCGCTACTACGAGCCGACGCGCTACGGCGCCGAGGCCCGGTACGCGGACGTGGCGGAGCGCGTCCGTGAGCGGCTGCGCGGCGGCGGGCCGCCGCAGAAGTCCCGGGAGCCGGGGGAGACCCCGGAGACCGGCGAGTCCCCGGAGTCCCGACACCCGCGTAAGCAGGGGGAGTAG